The following proteins come from a genomic window of Paenibacillus wynnii:
- a CDS encoding site-specific integrase has translation MTVHKNEKAKKNKWYYVFYTGEIINGVRIRAKAGGFKTQKEAVAAEAERRNSLNKGTYFEPTKTLFKDYIADWLKNRRSISEETVELYENNLRLYINPVLGHIPLSKINAQHVEDFLTSMEEKGLGEWSIKRAFSILNAALNSAVTKDLILKNPASKVEKPKVTRKSMAVWEPDFTFEFLEKTKGKSRYWISIYLAIMTGMRQGEILGLRWSDIDFENKSLHIQQTVTKRRRIKDGAKTASSIRSVALSTDTVEKLKEHRKMILQDRLFVGQDYQNYDLVVCTATGGPATTRSVYRAWERFLVKYEAPHITFHDLRHTHVAMMIKQGVHMKVISERLGHSSISVTMDIYGHLLPNMQSDAAELMDKLNTRLDGTNK, from the coding sequence ATGACTGTCCATAAGAATGAAAAAGCTAAGAAAAATAAATGGTATTACGTGTTTTATACTGGTGAGATTATAAATGGTGTTCGGATACGCGCAAAGGCCGGAGGATTTAAGACTCAGAAAGAAGCTGTAGCAGCTGAGGCCGAAAGAAGGAACAGCCTTAATAAGGGCACGTACTTCGAACCAACTAAAACTCTGTTCAAGGATTATATTGCCGATTGGCTGAAAAACAGAAGAAGCATATCAGAGGAAACGGTAGAGCTCTATGAAAACAATCTACGGCTCTACATTAATCCAGTACTGGGCCACATTCCACTTTCAAAGATAAATGCTCAGCATGTAGAGGATTTCCTTACGTCTATGGAAGAGAAAGGTTTGGGGGAATGGTCGATCAAGAGGGCTTTCTCGATTCTGAATGCTGCTCTTAATTCAGCTGTAACTAAAGACCTTATATTGAAAAACCCAGCATCTAAGGTTGAAAAGCCAAAGGTTACTCGTAAGAGCATGGCGGTATGGGAGCCTGATTTCACATTTGAATTCTTGGAGAAAACAAAGGGCAAAAGTCGTTACTGGATTTCTATTTACCTGGCGATTATGACGGGTATGCGACAAGGTGAAATATTGGGTCTCCGGTGGTCAGATATTGATTTTGAGAATAAGTCACTTCATATACAGCAGACTGTGACGAAGCGCAGACGGATCAAGGACGGGGCAAAGACAGCAAGTAGTATTAGATCAGTGGCCTTATCTACTGATACTGTGGAGAAGCTTAAGGAACATCGCAAGATGATACTGCAGGATCGGCTCTTTGTCGGTCAGGATTATCAGAATTATGATTTAGTAGTTTGTACTGCAACAGGTGGACCGGCAACCACTAGGAGCGTGTATCGAGCGTGGGAAAGGTTTCTCGTTAAATATGAGGCGCCACATATCACCTTTCACGATCTGCGGCACACGCATGTTGCCATGATGATTAAACAAGGTGTTCATATGAAGGTTATTTCCGAACGACTGGGTCATTCCTCAATCTCCGTAACTATGGACATATATGGACACCTTCTCCCTAACATGCAATCGGATGCTGCAGAGTTAATGGATAAGCTCAACACCAGACTAGACGGAACAAACAAGTAA
- a CDS encoding LacI family DNA-binding transcriptional regulator has product MANIKEIARMSGVSVTTVSRVLNHHPYVSSDKRAAVLKTIEQLNYSRNMNAVHLITGRTKAIAVVLPHIHFFYFSVIMDGLAKEALLAQYRLILCQTNYRPEEELKVLDMLRNKEIDGVVIVSTALDPATIEEYTEYGPIVTCQDSGKRSFSSVYIEHYSAFRHGLQYLVDKGYRNIGYCEGRRNGSSGSIRQSAYKDFFTERGLAVHSEWMLFDCLTEEDGAAVLHRLLNMKERPDALIITGDHVAAGLIIEAGKYNIRIPEDLAIIGFDNQPIGRLLGLTTIDNQLFEMGAAAFRIILGQINGDVSTEPVYQKLSYRIIERTTV; this is encoded by the coding sequence ATGGCAAACATTAAAGAAATCGCTCGAATGTCCGGCGTATCCGTGACTACCGTCTCGCGTGTACTCAACCATCATCCCTATGTAAGTTCGGATAAACGGGCCGCCGTGCTCAAAACGATAGAGCAATTAAACTATTCGCGTAATATGAATGCCGTACATTTGATCACTGGGCGTACCAAAGCAATCGCGGTGGTCCTGCCTCATATTCATTTTTTTTATTTTTCCGTGATCATGGACGGACTGGCTAAGGAAGCGCTGCTAGCTCAGTACCGGCTTATTCTATGCCAAACCAACTACCGGCCTGAAGAGGAACTCAAAGTTTTGGACATGCTCCGCAATAAGGAAATTGACGGTGTTGTAATCGTATCTACCGCCTTAGATCCCGCAACGATTGAGGAATATACCGAATATGGCCCTATCGTAACCTGCCAGGATAGCGGTAAACGCAGCTTCTCTTCCGTATATATTGAACATTACTCAGCCTTCCGTCACGGCCTGCAGTATTTGGTAGATAAAGGTTATCGCAATATAGGGTATTGTGAGGGCAGAAGGAATGGCAGCAGCGGATCTATCAGACAATCTGCATACAAAGATTTTTTTACAGAGAGAGGACTTGCTGTTCATAGTGAATGGATGTTATTTGATTGTTTGACCGAAGAAGACGGAGCGGCTGTACTCCACAGACTGCTGAACATGAAGGAACGGCCTGATGCCCTCATTATTACAGGGGACCATGTTGCTGCGGGTCTTATTATAGAAGCTGGAAAATACAACATCCGGATTCCTGAGGATTTAGCGATTATCGGATTCGATAATCAGCCGATCGGCAGACTGCTGGGTCTGACCACCATAGATAATCAACTCTTTGAGATGGGTGCCGCTGCTTTTCGGATTATCCTTGGACAGATTAACGGGGACGTTAGCACCGAGCCTGTGTACCAAAAGCTCAGTTACCGCATTATAGAGCGCACTACAGTGTAA